From one Ctenopharyngodon idella isolate HZGC_01 chromosome 15, HZGC01, whole genome shotgun sequence genomic stretch:
- the nectin3a gene encoding nectin-3-like protein has protein sequence MAEEVRHIFGNSTFFNGLLPFLGLLLSVCTGVWANKVVVPEQVTAVLGKNVTLTCRVEVSTDLSLTQSSWERRMPSGTVTLAVFNPVYGTSISDEYSKRVRFLKPSMRDVSIVLEGVSFADIGTYTCKVVTFQLGNMQASTTLDIMAEPKVYVSPGSLSLLDGDGETLVATCTAERSRPAAEVFWESDLPGQTTVFSQTEPEGTTTTSVHYLLAPTRDAFGQSLSCVVRHPALSKDFRILYRLNVSFAPDVMVMGQENVWYVGQKNARLDCRASANPPALLYLWTRLDAPMPAGVDTSNGSLLFTRPLKLSDSGQYRCEVQNDVGKSFENVRFLVLEPPPTTAAPTTTTTTKSILPDTSLTITAPINQRAHFTSPTQASPPDGSLGTIVGGAVGGILILVLLMALAGAFYMRRRRTFRGDYYTKQYIGPSDMQKESQLDVLQPHELHDVYGNDSGNGSQDLKPKPEGDIIYPDYPNDHKDMEAWSDNLSLKRENTYYSDHHNHHNVNPSGPPLHNGSPYLQDECYDNGTDSDYVSHVDGSVISRREWYV, from the exons GTGTGTGGGCCAACAAGGTGGTGGTTCCTGAGCAGGTGACTGCAGTGCTGGGGAAAAACGTTACTTTGACCTGTAGGGTGGAGGTCAGCACAGACCTCAGCCTGACCCAGAGTTCCTGGGAACGCCGGATGCCTTCCGGCACCGTCACTTTGGCAGTCTTCAACCCCGTGTACGGCACCTCCATATCTGACGAGTACAGCAAACGGGTGCGCTTCCTCAAGCCTTCGATGCGTGATGTATCCATTGTCCTGGAGGGCGTGAGTTTCGCCGACATTGGGACCTACACTTGTAAAGTGGTCACCTTCCAACTTGGAAACATGCAGGCATCTACAACTCTGGACATTATGG CTGAGCCAAAGGTCTATGTGTCTCCTGGCTCCTTGTCTCTGCTGGATGGAGATGGTGAAACACTGGTGGCGACATGTACTGCTGAGAGAAGTCGCCCAGCGGCAGAGGTGTTCTGGGAATCAGACCTGCCGGGTCAGACAACAGTCTTCTCCCAGACGGAGCCTGAAGGCACTACCACCACTTCAGTACACTACCTCTTGGCCCCCACCCGAGATGCATTTGGCCAGTCCCTCAGCTGCGTTGTTCGTCACCCAGCCCTATCCAAAGATTTCCGCATTCTCTACAGGCTCAATGTGTCTT TTGCTCCAGATGTTATGGTGATGGGCCAGGAGAATGTATGGTACGTGGGACAAAAAAATGCACGGCTGGATTGTAGAGCCAGTGCCAACCCACCTGCTCTTTTGTACCTCTGGACCAG GCTGGACGCACCAATGCCTGCAGGTGTGGACACATCTAATGGCAGCCTGCTGTTTACTCGTCCTTTAAAGCTGAGCGACTCTGGACAATACAGGTGTGAAGTTCAGAACGATGTTGGGAAGAGCTTTGAGAATGTGCGCTTCTTGGTACTAG AGCCGCCACCGACCACTGCAgcccccaccaccaccaccaccaccaagtCCATCCTGCCTGACACCAGCTTAACCATCACAGCTCCTATCAATCAGCGTGCCCACTTCACCTCCCCGACTCAGGCCTCTCCACCGGACGGCAGTCTGGGCACTATAGTGGGTGGTGCTGTTGGTGGGATCCTGATCCTGGTGTTGCTGATGGCACTGGCAGGAGCTTTCTACATGCGTCGACGCCGAACATTCAGAGGAGACTACTACACCAAGCAGTACATCGGCCCATCAGACATGCAAAAAGAATCTCAACTGGATGTACTTCAACCCCATGAGCTTCATGATGTGTACGGAAACGACTCAGGCAATGGCAGCCAGGACTTGAAGCCCAAACCGGAAGGAGACATTATCTATCCCGATTATCCCAATGACCACAAAGACATGGAGGCCTGGAGTGACAATCTCAGCCTTAAGAGAGAGAACACATATTACTCCGACCACCACAACCATCATAACGTGAACCCCAGTGGGCCGCCTCTACACAACGGCTCCCCTTACCTGCAGGACGAGTGCTACGACAACGGCACAGACAGCGATTATGTGTCTCACGTGGATGGATCTGTGATTTCACGCAGGGAATGGTATGTTTGA